Proteins from a genomic interval of Zingiber officinale cultivar Zhangliang chromosome 1B, Zo_v1.1, whole genome shotgun sequence:
- the LOC121987078 gene encoding zinc finger CCCH domain-containing protein 2-like, which produces MMVGRETGRHPDLMARVPPWSSRLDDPVAYCPAACGGGGVHFLGDSALAAALQRYLPCSGDVVEEEDEEADDEPDNAVDLYSSDEFRMYEFKVRRCARGRSHDWTECPFAHPGEKARRRDPRKYHYSGVSCPDFRKGGCKHGDACEYAHGVFECWLHPARYRTQPCKDGTACRRRVCFFAHTPDQLRVLSQQQQSTPTKLAVESYDGSPLRQQALESYISNQLISSSTTASLMSPRLSSPTSDSPPTSPCTTGLRRASWPPGTSINDLVASLRQSQISQVKSLPSSWGLQPGNSLFGSPRAKSGFCSLPTTPTTLTGGMGWLDAAEGTSFPKGEEPEERVESGRALRAKIFEKLSKECVVERSVASLAPATPDVAWVSGLVK; this is translated from the coding sequence ATGATGGTAGGACGGGAAACCGGTCGGCACCCAGATCTGATGGCTCGCGTACCGCCTTGGTCTTCACGCTTGGATGATCCGGTTGCCTACTGCCCGGCCGCCTGCGGCGGCGGCGGGGTTCATTTTCTCGGCGACTCGGCCCTTGCGGCGGCGCTGCAGAGGTACTTGCCTTGCAGCGGTGACGTGGTTGAGGAGGAGGATGAAGAGGCGGATGATGAGCCTGACAACGCTGTGGACTTGTACTCGTCGGACGAGTTCCGGATGTACGAATTCAAGGTCCGGCGGTGCGCGCGCGGCCGGTCGCACGACTGGACCGAGTGCCCCTTCGCGCACCCAGGGGAGAAAGCGCGCCGCCGTGATCCCCGGAAGTACCACTACTCCGGCGTGTCCTGCCCCGACTTCCGCAAGGGCGGATGCAAGCACGGTGACGCGTGCGAGTACGCGCACGGGGTGTTCGAGTGCTGGCTCCATCCCGCGCGCTACCGCACACAGCCGTGCAAGGACGGCACCGCCTGCCGACGCCGCGTCTGCTTCTTCGCTCATACGCCGGATCAGCTCCGCGTTCTCTCGCAGCAGCAGCAATCGACACCCACAAAGCTAGCAGTCGAGTCGTATGACGGCTCGCCGCTCCGCCAGCAAGCGTTGGAGTCTTACATCTCAAATCAACTCATCTCATCCTCGACGACCGCCTCACTGATGTCTCCACGGCTCTCTTCCCCGACATCCGATTCTCCTCCGACGTCGCCGTGCACGACGGGGCTCAGGAGGGCCTCGTGGCCGCCTGGTACATCCATCAACGACCTCGTTGCTTCTCTGCGCCAGTCGCAAATCAGCCAGGTGAAATCCCTACCTAGCTCCTGGGGACTACAACCAGGTAACAGTCTATTCGGCTCTCCTAGAGCCAAATCCGGCTTCTGCAGTCTGCCAACAACTCCAACCACGCTGACCGGCGGAATGGGCTGGCTCGATGCAGCCGAAGGCACAAGCTTCCCGAAAGGCGAAGAGCCGGAAGAGAGGGTGGAGTCTGGGCGAGCTCTGAGGGCGAAAATATTCGAGAAACTGAGCAAGGAGTGCGTGGTAGAGAGGTCCGTCGCATCTCTGGCACCCGCAACGCCGGACGTCGCTTGGGTGTCTGGACTGGTCAAGTAA